GGCTGAACCGCGCAGCCGACCCTCGCGGCGCGCGTCAGCCGGGCTCGTCGTTCAAGCCGCTGATCGTATACGCCCCTGCCTTGGAGAAAGGATATTCGCCTTACAGCAAGCTGCAGGACGAAGAGACCACGTACAACGGCTATACGCCGCGCAACTACGACGGCGTGTATCGCGGCCAAGTCGATATGTTCGAAGCGGTGAAACGTTCGATCAACGCCCCGGCCGTTTGGCTCTTGAATGAGATTGGCATTAAGTACGCAACGGGTTTCGTGAATAAGCTGGGTATCACATTGGATAAACAGGATGCCAACCTTGCCATTGCCCTTGGGGGCTTAACGAAAGGCGTCACTCCGCTGCAAATGGCGACGGCGTATTCGGCTTTTCCGAACCAGGGTTACCTGAACCAGAGCCATGCGATCATTAAAATCATCGATGACGACGGCACCGAACTGGCGGCCTACAAGCCGAAGCGGACAGAACCGGTCATGAGCGCGAAAACGGCCTGGTACATGATCCAGCTGCTGCAGGGTGTTCTGGAGCCGGGAGGCACCGGGACGGCGGCGAAGCTCGATCGTCCGGCCGCCGGCAAAACCGGCACGACCCAGCTCGATCTGAAAGGTCTGGAGAAAAACAACCGCGACGTCTGGTTTGCCGGCTTTACGCCGGAATGGAGCGCTGCGGTATGGATGGGCTTCGACAAAACGGATACGAAGCATTACGTGCTGCCGTCCAGCGGTTCCATGCCGGCGGCGATCTTCAAGGAAGTGATGTCGAAGGCGCTGGCCAAGAAGCCGGCGACGCAGTTCGTCCGTCCGAACAACGTGCCGGATCTTACCGCGCCGCCGAAAGCGGTCGGCGACCTGAAAGCGGAGCTTCTGGAGGGGACAAATCCGGCAGTCGGGCTGACATGGTCGCCGATGGGCGACAAGCTGAGCTACAAGGTATACCGGAAAGAAGCGAAGGATAAGGACTTCCAGCTCCTCCAAACGGTTACGACAACCGATATGCGCGACCTGACGGTTGCTGCGGGCAGCTCGTACGAATATTATGTCGTTGCATTTAATCCGGAAAATAATACGGACAGCGACAAGTCCAATGTAGAAAAAATCGACGTGCCGCAACATGGCGCGGCGGATCCGCTTCATCCGCAGCAGCCGGGCGGTGCGATCGGACCCGGCGCCACGCCGCCCGGCACAACGAATCCGGGCGGCGTGCCGGGAACGACCCCGGGCGGTCAGACGCCCGGGACGACAAACGGCGGCGCGAAGACGAATGGCCCGGGAACCGGTGCCGGCAACGCGCCGGGAACCGGCGGGGCGGCGGGTGGAACCGCCCCGGGAACGTCACCCGTGCCCGGAGGCACGGGCACGGGGCAGACGGCGCCGGGTGCCGGTGGAACCGGCTCCGGCGCGCAAAACGGCGGCGGCCCCGGCACGGGCACGCCGGGCGGCACAGGCGCCGGCGCTACGCCGAAGCCGGCGGGCGGTGCGACGCCGGCACCGGGCGGAGCCGGCGGCAGCGCCACTCCCGCGCCCGGAGGCACGGGCGGCGGCGCAACAGCCCCGGCGGCGGGAACGCCCGCCGGGAACACTCCGGCGCCGGCCGGCAGCCCGGCGCCCGGCAGCGGCGGCACCGGGGCGATCGGCCCCGGCGCGGCGAATCCCGGCACGCCGGTCGTGACGCAGCCGGCGCGGTGATTTTTGATTTTTTCCGGTGTGATGTATAATGGACATTGGAAAAATCGCAGAATGGAGTGACAGTGGAACCAATGAAAGCAGTTCGCACATGGAAAT
The window above is part of the Paenibacillus hamazuiensis genome. Proteins encoded here:
- a CDS encoding transglycosylase domain-containing protein — its product is MAEKKQTAVKKPSAKKKKGKKVTAGRVLAWTLVAGALGVIGALGLYATIIFNGNKILAENWDKLDMPEASHVFDVNNNEVTVLYRENRESVTSSEIPKKLGEAFIATEDRRFNQHSGVDFVAIGRAIVKDIVARSAVEGGSTITQQLAKNLFLNSNKTFFRKATEMSIAVALETKFSKDEILERYLNRIFFGNGAYGVKAAAKKYFGISDLNKLELWQMATLAAIPKSPSNYNPIDNPEKSKERRDVVLKLMADQGYITEDERAKASAQEYVPPKDTSNKKDYMAYLDYVIKEASDVYGISEDDLLRNGYKIYTAMDASAQKIMEQTYENPKFFQKDGPEQKIQSAMAIVNNKDGGIVAMVGGRDYVRKGLNRAADPRGARQPGSSFKPLIVYAPALEKGYSPYSKLQDEETTYNGYTPRNYDGVYRGQVDMFEAVKRSINAPAVWLLNEIGIKYATGFVNKLGITLDKQDANLAIALGGLTKGVTPLQMATAYSAFPNQGYLNQSHAIIKIIDDDGTELAAYKPKRTEPVMSAKTAWYMIQLLQGVLEPGGTGTAAKLDRPAAGKTGTTQLDLKGLEKNNRDVWFAGFTPEWSAAVWMGFDKTDTKHYVLPSSGSMPAAIFKEVMSKALAKKPATQFVRPNNVPDLTAPPKAVGDLKAELLEGTNPAVGLTWSPMGDKLSYKVYRKEAKDKDFQLLQTVTTTDMRDLTVAAGSSYEYYVVAFNPENNTDSDKSNVEKIDVPQHGAADPLHPQQPGGAIGPGATPPGTTNPGGVPGTTPGGQTPGTTNGGAKTNGPGTGAGNAPGTGGAAGGTAPGTSPVPGGTGTGQTAPGAGGTGSGAQNGGGPGTGTPGGTGAGATPKPAGGATPAPGGAGGSATPAPGGTGGGATAPAAGTPAGNTPAPAGSPAPGSGGTGAIGPGAANPGTPVVTQPAR